A single Anatilimnocola floriformis DNA region contains:
- a CDS encoding ArsR/SmtB family transcription factor: MTVDIDKVFKALADSTRRELLDRLHADNGQTLGTLCEKMSMTRQAVTKHLAILEDANLVATVWQGREKLHYLNPVPLHEISVRWIAKFERNRLDALHQLKQQLERKPDE, encoded by the coding sequence ATGACGGTCGATATCGATAAGGTGTTCAAAGCGCTAGCCGATTCCACTCGCCGAGAGCTGCTCGACCGTCTGCACGCAGACAACGGGCAGACCTTGGGAACCTTGTGCGAAAAGATGAGCATGACGAGGCAAGCCGTCACCAAGCATCTCGCCATTTTGGAAGACGCCAATCTGGTGGCCACCGTCTGGCAGGGCCGAGAAAAGCTGCACTACCTCAACCCAGTGCCGCTGCATGAAATCTCGGTGCGCTGGATCGCCAAATTCGAACGGAATCGGCTCGACGCGCTGCATCAACTCAAACAACAGCTGGAGCGAAAGCCAGATGAGTAA
- a CDS encoding SRPBCC family protein: MSKPKFVYVTYIATTPEKLWPALTSAEFTEKYWFGSRIQSDWKVGSPLTIFTGVAEKDWQGKVLQFDPPRVLSYDFRVAGGAAHVSRVTFTLEPNGGVVKLTLVHDELDPNDEKFLSGISGGWPAVLSNLKSLLEGGSVLVPRPC; encoded by the coding sequence ATGAGTAAGCCGAAGTTCGTCTACGTCACCTACATCGCCACCACGCCCGAGAAACTCTGGCCCGCTCTGACGAGCGCCGAGTTCACCGAAAAATACTGGTTCGGCAGCCGCATTCAATCGGATTGGAAAGTCGGCTCGCCCCTCACCATCTTCACCGGCGTCGCCGAAAAGGACTGGCAAGGCAAAGTCCTGCAGTTCGATCCGCCACGCGTCCTCTCCTACGACTTTCGTGTGGCCGGCGGTGCTGCTCACGTCTCGCGAGTCACTTTCACTCTCGAACCCAACGGCGGCGTGGTGAAGCTAACGCTCGTCCACGACGAACTCGATCCGAACGACGAAAAGTTCCTCTCCGGCATCAGCGGCGGCTGGCCCGCGGTGCTGTCGAACCTGAAGAGCCTGCTCGAAGGCGGCAGCGT